Proteins found in one Arachis stenosperma cultivar V10309 chromosome 8, arast.V10309.gnm1.PFL2, whole genome shotgun sequence genomic segment:
- the LOC130946015 gene encoding uncharacterized protein LOC130946015, translating to MSGGSGSEGERAEENRVFGGTRTVNGGGGGDKEGTGERVGNPVLGMVDEPGKEKNVMKAGEGSDRDRDKSSAGNIGQATSQSMGDAEKKVKGKEPLKVSFRDKVVGETSARVSHVADGLDADRMATIKDGEIPSVEFTKEAREILSAPYKDAIIIKVLGKSFSYTAITHKLKGVWRTKGGYEVLDVGFGYFLINEKAILNIARAVGKPIKVDLATKSAERGKYARACIQINLGQPVIRRILVDGFEYAIEYENLHLICGKCNCFGHVTRDCERTEGEEKPAASIGRKTNPSATTTVNPAEKMVHQNFEFESAGVKAALNMEANPVQETLHEISGDINAPIDDEWITVTKRKS from the exons ATGAGTGGAGGGAGCGGGAGCGAGGGAGAGAGAGCAGAAGAGAATCGGGTTTTCGGAGGCACAAGGACAGTGAATGGGGGAGGGGGTGGCGACAAGGAAGGTACCGGTGAGAGGGTGGGGAACCCTGTCTTGGGGATGGTGGATGAGCCAGGGAAAGAGAAGAACGTCATGAAGGCTGGGGAAGGGTCTGATCGGGATCGTGACAAGTCCTCTGCGGGAAATATTGGGCAAGCTACATCACAGAGTATGGGAGATGCAGAGAAGAAAGTAAAGGGCAAGGAACCTCTTAAAGTGTCCTTCAGAGACAAGGTTGTGGGAGAAACATCAGCTAGAGTCTCTCATGTTGCAGATGGTCTAGATGCAGATAGGATGGCGACGATCAAAGACGGGGAGATTCCGAGCGTGGAATTCACAAAGGAAGCTAGGGAGATTCTCTCTGCCCCCTATAAGGATGCTATTATCATCAAAGTTCTTGGCAAATCGTTTAGCTATACAGCTATCACACACAAGTTGAAAGGAGTCTGGAGAACCAAAGGTGGTTATGAGgttttggacgttggttttggtTATTTTCTCATCAA TGAGAAGGCTATCTTAAACATAGCGAGAGCGGTGGGAAAACCGATTAAGGTTGATTTAGCAACCAAGTCAGCTGAGCGTGGAAAATACGCAAGAGCGTGCATCCAAATCAATCTCGGTCAACCTGTGATACGCAGGATTCTGGTTGATGGCTTTGAATACGCCATAGAATATGAGAACCTGCATCTAATCTGCGGAAAATGCAACTGCTTTGGGCATGTGACCCGGGATTGTGAGAGGACAGAGGGGGAGGAAAAGCCCGCCGCATCGATTGGAAGGAAGACAAACCCATCAGCAACCACCACGGTTAATCCGGCGGAGAAAATGGTGCATcagaattttgaatttgaaagtgcgGGCGTCAAGGCTGCGTTGAATATGGAAGCAAATCCTGTGCAGGAAACGTTGCATGAGATTTCGGGTGACATTAATGCACCTATTGATGATGAATGGATTACGGTTACTAAAAGGAAAAGCTAA